One Burkholderiales bacterium genomic region harbors:
- a CDS encoding amidohydrolase family protein → MQYNRISADTHIDLPWLPTDLFTSNASAALKDRMPHVVDGPDGPHWTSKKGYSYGLVCGVGPSGAKLVPGQNHRVDRMAEAGLFDDYKTRGVRRVTTPELRIKDAEMDGVDAEVIFGILGAATRLGDQEAAREMFRIYNDWLADFCKPYPDRLLGLACLPYGDIDAAIEEIHRAAKLGLRGVELSCSWDMEPMWHPMWEPLWQAVNEVNLPLHFHTFPSQSPEERAKTPKERQRAAMFTRVSGFQLNLSNIIAGIIGAAVLERYPNVRISFGESGIGWIPYVLERMDFEWEDRFRDLGLKMKPSDYWKRQCKATFQFDPVGAKLIEELGEETLMWGSDYPHTDGVWPESSKYITEQFREVRPETVRKITCDNAAKFYGLA, encoded by the coding sequence ATGCAATACAACCGCATCTCGGCCGACACGCACATCGACCTGCCCTGGCTGCCGACCGACCTGTTCACGTCCAACGCTTCGGCGGCGCTCAAAGACCGCATGCCCCACGTCGTGGACGGACCCGACGGGCCGCACTGGACTTCGAAGAAGGGCTATTCGTACGGGCTGGTCTGCGGCGTCGGCCCCTCCGGCGCGAAGCTCGTGCCCGGACAGAACCACCGCGTCGACCGCATGGCGGAAGCGGGGCTGTTCGACGATTACAAGACGCGCGGCGTGCGGCGCGTCACGACGCCCGAGCTGCGGATCAAGGACGCCGAAATGGACGGCGTGGACGCCGAAGTGATCTTCGGCATCCTCGGCGCCGCGACGCGCCTCGGCGACCAGGAAGCCGCGCGCGAGATGTTCCGCATCTACAACGACTGGCTCGCCGACTTCTGCAAGCCGTATCCCGATCGCCTGCTCGGTCTCGCGTGCCTGCCGTACGGCGACATCGACGCCGCCATCGAAGAGATCCATCGCGCCGCGAAGCTGGGACTGCGCGGCGTCGAGCTGTCGTGCTCGTGGGACATGGAGCCGATGTGGCACCCGATGTGGGAGCCGCTGTGGCAGGCGGTCAACGAAGTGAACCTGCCGCTGCACTTCCACACCTTCCCGTCGCAGTCGCCGGAAGAGCGCGCGAAGACGCCCAAGGAGCGCCAGCGCGCCGCGATGTTCACGCGCGTGTCGGGCTTCCAGCTGAACCTCTCGAACATCATCGCCGGCATCATCGGCGCCGCGGTGCTCGAGCGCTATCCGAACGTTCGCATCTCGTTCGGCGAGAGCGGCATCGGCTGGATCCCCTACGTGCTCGAGCGCATGGACTTCGAATGGGAGGACCGTTTCCGCGACCTCGGCCTCAAGATGAAACCGAGCGACTACTGGAAGCGCCAGTGCAAGGCGACGTTCCAGTTCGATCCGGTGGGCGCCAAGCTCATCGAAGAGCTCGGCGAAGAGACGCTGATGTGGGGCTCGGACTATCCGCACACCGACGGCGTGTGGCCGGAGTCGTCGAAGTACATCACCGAGCAGTTCCGCGAAGTGCGGC